In Mercurialis annua linkage group LG6, ddMerAnnu1.2, whole genome shotgun sequence, the following are encoded in one genomic region:
- the LOC126687232 gene encoding uncharacterized protein LOC126687232, producing the protein MSRSPSFSVKSELDLKLDPEYLQQWVVAFCTIRFDLEQGQLIEECFPPGILSNEEELDVAFSSFPDSVSQHQNRSSIHDCIFFFRIRRRKGSEENNVAASEITEDNDKEASSKPLEKKVTQRSTTRKNDNSLKYLYGYVFNRQRHDERLKRGGEQKSVVILSHSPFSSVFRPLLQILGPLYFDIGKKALEHIAAYVSMWPVPVPGKLMELPIGNATLKVNLPPAHSLPLENGMFEESASSIAPFLPTNQSIPQGLFHDSDIFGTFRGILMQLWVLWELLLIGEPILIIGPTPPQCSEAVASLVSLVAPLLCSTDFRPYFTIHDPEFAYLNSLQEGDSFPPMVLGVTNLFFLKSLRKMPHIVSVGSPSPSSNRLPFSNRSIGRASGRPEGLGLHQLSLKKFSPSSLLNAVKLRRDGPLCLMTEHKEAIWSTYAATTKPDTSILNRLIDVGMSPRVEESMSVVNNEILRRHFLELTTNFLAPFGPFFRATTPLEGFSPFVDPPPLLSFNTDEFLASLSARGVGKFLSKRMRSNWLDLYKRFLKGPNFLPWFRRRRMVAELEQHRLWKQARTKTDIHLFLSKMSELEVVDSFNAIEKHLNGEIQLQQCGKASADSAGTCRKLKQDLRAVFNVLPKDMQQLLLLNPERADLLQGSPEPIKLPGHPSLKIGILRSTSPS; encoded by the exons ATGAGTCGATCCCCTTCATTTTCTGTTAAGTCGGAGCTTGATTTGAAACTTGATCCGGAATATTTGCAGCAATGGGTGGTTGCTTTCTGTACCATTAGATTTGATTTAGAGCAAGGCCAGCTCATTGAAGAGTGTTTTCCACCTGGGATTCTTAGTAATGAAGAGGAACTTGATGTTGCTTTTAGTTCATTTCCAGATTCTGTTTCCCAGCACCAGAACCGATCAAGCATCCACGATTGTATATTCTTCTTCCGCATTCGGAGACGGAAGGGTTCTGAAGAAAACAATGTGGCTGCATCTGAAATAACAGAAGATAATGATAAAGAAGCATCTTCAAAGCCCTTAGAAAAGAAGGTTACTCAAAGATCAACGACAAGAAAAAATGACAACAGTTTGAAATACTTATATGGTTATGTATTCAATAGACAAAGACATGATGAGAGGCTAAAGCGCGGCGGGGAACAAAAATCTGTGGTGATATTATCTCATAGTCCATTTTCAAGTGTATTTCGTCCTTTGTTACAAATCTTGGGTCCTTTATATTTCGACATAGGGAAGAAGGCTCTTGAACATATCGCTGCTTATGTTTCAATGTGGCCTGTTCCTGTGCCTGGTAAGCTAATGGAGCTTCCTATAGGGAATGCCACGCTTAAAGTTAACTTACCCCCTGCTCATAGCTTGCCCTTGGAAAATGGAATGTTTGAAGAGTCTGCTTCCTCTATAGCTCCCTTTCTTCCTACAAATCAGTCAATCCCACAGGGCCTTTTTCATGATTCAGATATTTTTGGTACATTCAGGGGGATTTTAATGCAACTTTGGGTGTTATGGGAGTTGTTGCTTATTGGTGAGCCTATTCTTATCATAGGACCCACACCTCCCCAGTGCAGTGAGGCAGTTGCAAGTCTTGTAAGTTTGGTTGCGCCACTCTTATGCAGTACTGATTTTAGGCCATATTTCACCATCCATGACCCAGAATTTGCTTATTTGAATTCACTTCAAGAAGGAGATTCTTTCCCTCCAATGGTTTTAGGAGTGACAAACTTGTTCTTTCTGAAATCACTACGTAAGATGCCCCACATCGTTTCAGTTGGAAGCCCTTCTCCAAGTTCAAATCGGCTTCCCTTTTCAAACAGGTCTATTGGCAGAGCTTCTGGAAGACCAGAAGGGTTGGGACTTCATCAGCTTTCCTTGAAGAAGTTTTCTCCTTCAAGTTTATTGAATGCCGTCAAATTGAGGAGAGATGGCCCTCTTTGCCTTATGACAGAGCATAAGGAAGCCATTTGGAGCACTTATGCTGCAACAACCAAGCCGGACACTTCTATTTTGAATAGACTTATTGATGTTGGGATGTCTCCACGGGTTGAGGAGTCAATGTCAGTTGTTAATAATGAAATATTGCGACGGCATTTCTTGGAGCTGACAACAAATTTCCTAGCTCCTTTTGGCCCATTTTTTAGAGCAACCACACCTTTGGAAGGATTTTCTCCATTCGTTGACCCTCCTCCCCTCTTGTCATTTAACACAGATGAATTCTTGGCAAGCTTATCAGCAAGAGGTGTAGGGAAGTTCTTATCAAAGAGGATGAGATCTAATTGGCTCGACTTATACAA GCGGTTTCTGAAAGGGCCCAACTTTTTGCCATGGTTTCGGAGAAGACGCATGGTGGCCGAACTAGAACAACATAGACTGTGGAAGCAAGCAAGAACGAAAACTGACATACACCTGTTCTTATCCAAAATGTCTGAACTGGAGGTTGTTGATTCCTTTAATGCTATTGAGAAGCATCTTAATGGGGAAATTCAG CTTCAGCAGTGTGGAAAGGCTAGTGCAGATTCTGCAGGAACTTGTCGGAAACTGAAGCAAGATCTCCGGGCAGTGTTCAATGTTCTCCCCAAAGACATGCAGCAGCTTCTACTCTTGAACCCGGAAAGAGCAGACCTTCTACAAGGTAGTCCGGAGCCGATAAAACTTCCAGGCCACCCATCCTTAAAAATTGGGATCCTACGTTCTACTTCACCCAGTTAG